A genomic segment from Bacteroidales bacterium encodes:
- the lepB gene encoding signal peptidase I, with protein MKTIKSILRVFKYIFLSLLLALLIRLFLCNFYRVPSDSMAPTVTTGDFIMAGKLKYGARIFTSLRFGKHEDPRIKRVPGLGKIHRNDLTIFNFPYRDTWDTIRMNLNTIFVKRCIGLPGDSLSAAGGFYHVSGLPDTLGYRPGQRQLVQWRSTLDSVIIRAVAFDKSFDWDVFDFGPFYIPAAGRTITLTPENFKLYHKQMVYETKQLVLLKDSSVYINDTLAPEYTFRTNWYFMAGDNVMNSQDSRYIGLIPEAYIIGRVSMIVSSKDLYTGKRRWKRTMKRIK; from the coding sequence ATGAAAACAATTAAATCCATACTTAGAGTTTTTAAATACATTTTCCTGTCATTGCTTTTGGCTCTGTTGATCCGCCTTTTCCTGTGCAATTTTTACCGGGTGCCATCCGATTCGATGGCGCCTACGGTAACAACCGGTGATTTTATTATGGCCGGAAAGTTAAAATACGGAGCAAGAATCTTTACTAGTTTGAGATTTGGAAAACATGAGGATCCTCGCATAAAACGAGTTCCCGGATTAGGGAAAATACACAGAAATGATCTGACGATATTTAACTTTCCTTACCGTGATACATGGGATACCATCAGGATGAATCTGAACACAATTTTCGTTAAGCGTTGTATCGGTCTCCCTGGCGACAGTTTGTCGGCGGCCGGCGGTTTTTATCATGTTAGCGGGTTGCCGGATACTTTGGGTTATAGACCCGGACAGAGGCAATTGGTGCAGTGGCGTTCGACGCTTGATTCGGTCATTATCAGAGCGGTTGCATTTGATAAATCATTTGACTGGGATGTTTTTGATTTCGGTCCGTTTTATATCCCTGCCGCAGGCAGAACCATTACGCTAACACCAGAAAACTTCAAACTGTACCACAAACAGATGGTATATGAAACTAAACAATTAGTGTTGCTGAAAGATTCATCAGTATACATCAATGATACACTTGCCCCTGAATATACTTTCCGAACAAACTGGTACTTCATGGCAGGCGACAATGTAATGAACTCGCAGGACTCGCGTTATATAGGTTTGATACCGGAAGCGTATATCATTGGACGTGTGTCTATGATTGTGTCATCAAAAGATCTGTATACCGGAAAGCGACGCTGGAAGAGAACAATGAAACGAATTAAATAA
- a CDS encoding O-antigen ligase family protein → MTKKRWQSALRFAIFFVTLAFVISTVFFIDRSIWQGVITAKYFWFAIAMCLVLSYWSVMLLFWKIKINLTDVILGLLMTYIELNYYVINGNPSMHWWLFLLMLPLYAMIRTTCANRQLKSLALDVILIAVMIEAFWGLLQLYGFTRSFHGLYKTTGSFFNPGPYSGFVAVGVPLALAYSLDTTLPAWKCWLGRITFLVALLVLPAAMSRAAWLAAIAGSAAVLIITYQLKIKNFVFSKLPTNTIRIAAVIVGGFLLAALLAGTYLMKKDSADGRWVIWQASTGIIKEHPLFGVGFGRFASEYGNAQAKYFLSGKGSEAQMMVADSPEYAFNEYVQMVVEIGWVGLALFMAVIVCVFCSGNGTQASKEKCALLAFLVFAAFSYPFSVLPLCILFVFLLGISASSSKFYFTLPAWLKVAGLIIILFITIYSSCQILPKKKAYREWMSFQMLYNSNGYGSVVDHYKKWHPFLKHEKQFLFEYGQSLSKTGQHIESNHIFEQYLHYGSDPMVYNCMGNNFKAMEEYQKAEEAYIRASQIVPNRHYPLYLLMKLYEETGQTDKSTDVAKILLEKPVKVMSTAIREMQLDAKQLIKGENIE, encoded by the coding sequence ATGACAAAAAAAAGATGGCAAAGCGCATTGCGCTTTGCCATCTTTTTTGTTACTCTTGCATTTGTAATTTCAACAGTTTTTTTCATTGATAGATCCATATGGCAGGGTGTTATCACTGCTAAATATTTTTGGTTTGCCATAGCCATGTGTTTAGTGTTGTCGTATTGGAGTGTGATGTTACTGTTCTGGAAAATAAAGATAAATCTTACGGATGTCATATTGGGGTTACTTATGACTTATATTGAGTTAAATTATTATGTAATTAATGGTAACCCATCCATGCATTGGTGGCTGTTCCTGTTAATGCTTCCCTTGTATGCGATGATACGTACTACCTGCGCCAACCGGCAACTGAAAAGTTTGGCACTTGACGTTATTTTGATAGCTGTTATGATCGAAGCCTTTTGGGGATTACTGCAATTGTACGGATTTACCCGTTCATTTCACGGGTTGTATAAAACTACTGGATCGTTTTTCAATCCCGGCCCATATTCTGGTTTTGTGGCAGTGGGTGTTCCCTTAGCATTGGCCTATTCATTGGATACAACATTACCTGCATGGAAATGTTGGCTGGGAAGAATAACATTTCTTGTCGCCTTGCTTGTCTTACCCGCTGCTATGAGCCGTGCTGCATGGTTGGCTGCAATTGCAGGAAGTGCGGCTGTTTTAATTATAACTTATCAATTAAAAATTAAAAATTTTGTTTTCAGTAAGCTGCCGACAAATACTATTCGGATAGCGGCTGTAATTGTCGGAGGTTTTTTATTGGCAGCATTATTGGCAGGAACATATTTAATGAAAAAAGACTCTGCTGATGGGCGCTGGGTTATCTGGCAGGCAAGCACAGGAATAATTAAGGAACATCCATTGTTTGGTGTTGGGTTTGGCCGTTTTGCATCAGAGTATGGCAACGCACAGGCGAAATATTTCCTTTCAGGCAAAGGTTCAGAGGCGCAGATGATGGTAGCCGACAGCCCAGAATATGCCTTCAATGAATACGTACAAATGGTGGTGGAAATTGGATGGGTGGGGTTGGCATTGTTCATGGCCGTCATCGTTTGTGTTTTCTGTTCGGGTAATGGTACACAAGCTTCAAAAGAAAAATGTGCCTTGTTGGCTTTTCTTGTTTTCGCTGCTTTCTCCTACCCATTCAGTGTATTGCCGCTATGTATATTGTTCGTTTTTCTGTTGGGTATTTCTGCGTCATCATCTAAATTTTATTTTACTTTACCGGCGTGGCTAAAAGTGGCTGGTTTAATAATTATACTGTTCATCACCATTTATAGTTCATGTCAGATTTTGCCCAAGAAGAAGGCTTACAGGGAATGGATGTCTTTTCAAATGTTGTATAATTCAAATGGTTATGGCTCAGTTGTTGATCATTATAAAAAATGGCATCCTTTTTTGAAACACGAGAAACAATTTCTGTTTGAATACGGGCAAAGCCTTTCGAAAACCGGACAACACATCGAAAGTAATCACATATTCGAACAATATCTTCATTACGGCAGCGATCCCATGGTATACAACTGCATGGGTAACAATTTTAAGGCCATGGAAGAGTATCAAAAAGCTGAAGAAGCCTATATCCGCGCATCGCAGATTGTTCCCAACCGGCATTATCCATTGTATCTGCTTATGAAATTATATGAGGAAACCGGGCAAACAGATAAGTCAACGGATGTTGCAAAAATACTATTGGAAAAACCGGTCAAGGTTATGTCAACCGCCATACGTGAAATGCAACTAGACGCAAAACAATTGATAAAAGGAGAAAATATTGAATGA
- a CDS encoding DUF3853 family protein, with product MLTVGQLKHIFGQQFVSNPVQSNPDKEKRYVYDIGGIARLFNCSSPTANRIKKSGKINAAIKLIGRKIIVDAGLALELAGRKEGGRRRWIHKVILKNVSMGNQTLFACQ from the coding sequence ATGTTGACGGTAGGGCAATTGAAACATATATTCGGTCAGCAGTTTGTTTCTAACCCTGTTCAGAGCAATCCGGACAAGGAAAAACGTTACGTATATGATATCGGCGGCATTGCCCGGCTATTCAATTGTTCATCGCCTACTGCCAACCGTATCAAGAAAAGCGGAAAAATCAATGCAGCCATCAAGCTGATAGGCCGTAAAATAATCGTTGACGCCGGACTTGCCCTCGAACTGGCAGGACGTAAAGAGGGAGGACGCAGAAGATGGATACACAAAGTTATTTTGAAGAACGTATCTATGGGGAATCAGACATTATTTGCCTGCCAATAA
- a CDS encoding glycoside hydrolase family 57 protein → MKKICLNFQIHQPFRLKRYRFFSVGNDHYYYDDYANESYIRRISDISYLPANKILLETIKENKGKIKVSFSISGTVLDQFELYAPDVLDSFRELADTGCVEFVGGTDAHSLASLVNREEFETQVNAHKEKIQRHFGKPVGKVFCNSNMIYSNDIGAMVGEMGFRGVLTEGAKHILGWKSPNYMYCSATNPRLKLLLRNYKLSDDIRFNFSNQSWVEYPLTADKFVRWLELLDPKEEIINLSLDYATFGEKQTLSSGIFEFLRHLPKLALKKKFTFVTPDELLDIQPVAPISIHYPISWTDEERDLTAWRGNELQLEAFDKLYGLAERVKNTPDPKVKVDWKYLQASDHFRFMSTKFYSTGRRTPYNPYESPYDAFINYMNILSDFTLQLQKAEVPAEKIDVDALKQELSEKDKQLKMTKLQLDKLRTTIAKAMQDDDDTEMEDAPKAQPKKKAVKKTETKEKPKVKTVAVKKTSAAKNKVAATVDIG, encoded by the coding sequence ATGAAAAAGATATGCCTCAATTTTCAAATACACCAGCCGTTCAGGTTAAAAAGGTATCGTTTTTTCAGCGTAGGTAATGACCATTATTACTATGATGACTATGCCAATGAGTCGTATATTCGTCGTATTTCCGATATTTCTTATCTTCCTGCCAATAAAATATTGCTGGAGACTATTAAAGAAAATAAAGGAAAGATAAAGGTGTCGTTTTCTATATCCGGAACCGTTCTCGACCAATTTGAATTGTATGCTCCTGACGTGTTGGATAGTTTCCGGGAACTGGCCGATACCGGATGTGTCGAATTTGTAGGTGGAACAGATGCCCATTCGCTGGCTTCATTGGTCAATAGGGAAGAGTTTGAAACACAGGTAAATGCTCATAAAGAAAAGATACAGCGCCATTTCGGTAAGCCGGTAGGCAAGGTCTTCTGTAACAGTAATATGATTTACAGCAACGACATTGGAGCTATGGTGGGAGAAATGGGCTTCCGGGGAGTACTTACCGAAGGCGCCAAACATATTTTAGGCTGGAAGAGCCCTAATTATATGTATTGTTCAGCTACTAATCCCCGGTTAAAACTCTTATTGCGTAATTATAAGCTGAGCGATGATATACGGTTTAATTTCTCCAACCAATCATGGGTAGAGTATCCGCTCACGGCTGATAAATTCGTACGTTGGCTGGAGTTATTGGATCCAAAAGAAGAGATCATCAACCTGTCTTTGGATTATGCCACTTTTGGAGAGAAACAAACATTATCCTCAGGTATTTTTGAGTTTTTGCGTCACCTGCCCAAGTTAGCACTCAAAAAGAAATTTACTTTTGTAACGCCTGATGAACTGTTGGACATACAGCCTGTTGCTCCTATCAGTATTCATTATCCGATATCATGGACTGATGAGGAACGCGACCTCACCGCCTGGCGGGGTAACGAGTTGCAACTGGAGGCATTTGATAAATTGTACGGTTTGGCCGAAAGGGTAAAAAATACACCGGATCCTAAAGTTAAGGTCGATTGGAAATATTTACAGGCAAGTGATCATTTCCGGTTCATGAGTACTAAATTTTATTCTACCGGGCGCCGGACACCCTATAATCCGTATGAGTCTCCCTATGATGCATTCATTAATTACATGAATATTTTATCGGATTTTACATTGCAATTACAAAAAGCTGAAGTTCCTGCAGAAAAAATTGATGTGGATGCATTGAAACAGGAACTTAGCGAAAAAGATAAGCAGTTGAAGATGACAAAGCTGCAGTTGGATAAGTTGCGTACTACCATTGCCAAAGCCATGCAGGATGATGATGATACGGAAATGGAAGATGCACCTAAAGCCCAGCCTAAAAAGAAGGCTGTCAAGAAAACGGAAACAAAAGAAAAGCCCAAAGTAAAAACTGTAGCCGTTAAAAAAACATCAGCAGCCAAAAATAAAGTAGCAGCAACAGTAGATATAGGCTAG
- a CDS encoding amylo-alpha-1,6-glucosidase, whose amino-acid sequence MSYLKFDKNQLVNLEYSLNREILRSNRGGSFCNTTIIGCNTRKYHGLLVSPVKRFENKRYVFLSSLDETVVQHNSEFNLGIHKYEGEIYEPKGHKYVVDFSADIVTSTLYRVGGVMLRKESLLVDQEEQILLRYTLEDAHSPTKLRFRPFLAFRGMHQLTKANHQANTHVEKIKNGVSIQMYPELPALYMQFSKAAEFVPVPDWYYGIEYPKEQERGYEYREDLFVPGYFEIDIKKGESIIFSGSLVEESPTTLKRRFATQLERRLPRSSYMHCLTNAAQQFVIRDDEEKTTEVIAGYPWFGVWGRDTFIALPGITLGIDDPKTCRQILDTMLKRMEGGLFPNMGTVQNPAFNSVDAPLWFFSAIQQYVSFTGANAAVWKHYGGTMKTILNNFRNGSLPFNIRMHDNGLIYAGEEGKALTWMDAVVNGVPVTPRMGYPVEVQALWYNAVMFALELAKEAEDKKFIKEWKDLPELIAASFVEKFWDEEKGYLADVVNGDEKDWSVRPNQVFATSLPYSPVNDEIKKSILDEVKTQLVTPRGLRTLSPEDPNYKGTYQGNQEERDKAYHQGTVWPWLLEGFSAGWLRIHKKSGVAYIDGLLHGFEEEMNQHGIGTISEVYNGDPPHLAKGAISQAWSVGALLMMFKMLEKYEA is encoded by the coding sequence ATGAGTTATCTGAAATTTGACAAAAACCAGTTAGTTAATTTAGAATATTCCTTAAACAGGGAAATTCTTCGTTCAAATAGAGGCGGCTCTTTTTGTAATACAACCATCATAGGGTGTAATACCCGGAAATACCATGGCTTATTGGTAAGCCCTGTTAAACGTTTTGAGAACAAGCGGTATGTGTTTTTATCATCTTTAGATGAGACGGTTGTCCAGCACAACAGCGAATTTAATCTGGGCATCCATAAGTATGAAGGTGAGATCTATGAACCGAAAGGGCATAAATATGTAGTGGACTTTTCAGCGGACATAGTTACCAGTACTTTATACAGGGTAGGAGGGGTGATGTTACGGAAAGAAAGCCTGTTGGTGGATCAGGAAGAGCAGATATTGCTTCGCTATACGCTGGAAGACGCCCATTCGCCTACCAAATTGCGGTTTCGTCCGTTCCTGGCCTTTCGTGGCATGCACCAGCTGACAAAAGCCAATCATCAGGCAAACACGCATGTGGAAAAAATCAAAAACGGTGTGAGTATCCAGATGTATCCCGAATTACCGGCGCTTTATATGCAATTTTCGAAAGCAGCCGAATTCGTCCCTGTTCCGGATTGGTATTATGGGATCGAATATCCCAAAGAGCAGGAACGCGGTTACGAATACCGCGAGGATCTCTTTGTACCCGGGTATTTTGAAATAGATATAAAGAAAGGTGAGAGTATTATATTTTCAGGGAGTCTTGTAGAAGAGTCCCCCACAACATTGAAAAGGCGTTTTGCAACACAATTGGAACGCCGTTTGCCAAGGTCAAGTTATATGCATTGCCTGACCAATGCAGCACAACAGTTTGTCATCCGTGATGATGAAGAAAAGACAACGGAAGTGATTGCCGGTTATCCATGGTTTGGGGTATGGGGACGTGATACTTTTATCGCGCTTCCCGGGATTACGTTGGGCATTGACGACCCTAAAACCTGCAGGCAGATATTGGATACGATGCTCAAACGCATGGAAGGCGGATTGTTCCCGAATATGGGAACTGTTCAGAATCCCGCTTTCAATTCGGTAGATGCACCTTTATGGTTTTTTTCTGCTATACAACAATATGTCTCTTTTACCGGTGCCAATGCCGCTGTCTGGAAGCATTACGGTGGTACGATGAAGACCATCCTGAATAATTTCCGTAACGGATCTTTACCTTTTAATATCCGGATGCATGATAATGGCCTGATTTATGCAGGGGAAGAAGGTAAGGCGCTCACCTGGATGGATGCCGTCGTCAATGGAGTTCCCGTAACTCCTCGTATGGGATATCCGGTGGAGGTACAGGCATTGTGGTACAATGCTGTCATGTTCGCGCTTGAACTGGCAAAAGAGGCGGAAGACAAAAAGTTCATCAAAGAATGGAAAGACCTTCCTGAACTAATTGCCGCTTCTTTTGTAGAAAAATTCTGGGATGAAGAAAAAGGGTATCTGGCCGATGTCGTGAATGGCGATGAAAAGGACTGGTCAGTCCGTCCTAACCAGGTATTCGCTACCTCGTTACCTTATAGTCCGGTCAATGATGAGATAAAGAAATCAATACTGGATGAGGTGAAAACACAGTTGGTTACCCCACGGGGATTACGTACATTATCCCCTGAAGACCCTAACTATAAAGGCACCTATCAGGGAAATCAGGAAGAAAGAGACAAGGCTTACCATCAGGGAACCGTATGGCCATGGTTGCTTGAAGGATTTAGTGCAGGTTGGTTACGTATACATAAAAAGTCGGGCGTAGCCTATATTGACGGCTTATTACATGGATTTGAGGAAGAAATGAACCAACATGGAATCGGAACTATTTCCGAAGTCTATAACGGAGATCCTCCGCATCTTGCAAAAGGAGCTATTTCGCAAGCTTGGAGCGTGGGAGCATTATTAATGATGTTTAAGATGCTGGAAAAATATGAAGCTTAA
- a CDS encoding glycosyltransferase family 4 protein encodes MKVLMFGWEFPPHISGGLGTACYGLTKGLSTFSDMEIIFVVPKAFGDEDQSNMRLLGANNIPVRVKDTRILGFLKEMQQIEVGVNLLPYVDPELYEKYNVDTISGENKFITSDFNGKFQFSGGYGQNLMQEISNYALVAASIALENTFDIIHAHDWLCFPAGIAAKYVSGKPLVIHVHATDFDRSGGNVNPVVFNIEKEGMEAADKIITVSNLTRNIVIEKYGIDPKKVVTVYNAVEPVEGCAACDSFGKKPKESDEKIVTFLGRITMQKGPEYFIEAAALVLKKMDNVRFVMAGSGDMMNKMIRRAARLGIMDKFNFTGFLKGDDVNKMFGMSDVYVMPSVSEPFGISPLEAMQSNVPVIISRQSGVAEVLQNAVKIDFWDTHAMADAIYGILNYPALHGTFKKHGKDEVDEMKWETSAKNVRDVYYSVVN; translated from the coding sequence ATGAAAGTTTTAATGTTTGGCTGGGAGTTTCCGCCCCATATTTCAGGAGGATTGGGAACAGCCTGTTACGGACTGACCAAAGGCTTGTCCACATTCTCCGATATGGAAATAATATTCGTCGTTCCCAAAGCTTTCGGGGATGAAGATCAAAGCAATATGCGGTTGCTGGGAGCCAATAATATTCCTGTACGGGTTAAAGATACGCGTATTTTGGGTTTTTTAAAGGAAATGCAACAAATAGAAGTCGGCGTTAACCTGTTGCCCTATGTTGATCCTGAATTATATGAAAAATATAATGTAGATACCATTTCAGGAGAGAATAAATTCATAACTTCCGATTTCAACGGGAAATTCCAGTTTTCAGGAGGATACGGGCAGAACCTGATGCAGGAAATATCCAACTATGCATTGGTAGCGGCATCTATAGCGCTTGAAAATACTTTTGATATCATTCATGCTCATGATTGGTTATGTTTTCCTGCAGGTATCGCAGCCAAATATGTGTCGGGAAAACCATTGGTGATCCATGTGCATGCTACGGATTTTGACAGGAGCGGGGGAAATGTAAATCCCGTGGTATTCAATATCGAAAAGGAAGGGATGGAAGCAGCCGATAAAATCATTACGGTAAGTAACCTGACCCGGAATATTGTCATTGAAAAATACGGAATTGATCCGAAAAAGGTAGTTACTGTATACAATGCCGTGGAACCGGTTGAAGGATGTGCTGCCTGTGACTCTTTTGGGAAAAAACCGAAAGAGTCTGATGAAAAAATCGTGACTTTCCTTGGCCGGATCACGATGCAGAAAGGTCCTGAGTATTTTATAGAAGCGGCTGCTTTAGTGCTTAAGAAGATGGATAATGTCCGTTTTGTAATGGCCGGGAGTGGTGATATGATGAACAAAATGATACGCCGTGCCGCACGTCTGGGAATTATGGATAAATTTAATTTTACAGGATTCCTGAAAGGTGATGATGTGAATAAAATGTTTGGAATGAGCGATGTTTATGTCATGCCTTCAGTATCGGAACCATTTGGTATTTCACCGCTGGAAGCGATGCAGTCCAATGTCCCGGTAATCATTTCCCGTCAGTCGGGGGTTGCAGAAGTATTGCAAAATGCTGTTAAAATAGATTTTTGGGATACGCATGCTATGGCTGATGCTATTTACGGTATCTTGAATTATCCCGCTCTTCACGGGACATTTAAGAAACACGGAAAAGATGAAGTAGACGAAATGAAGTGGGAGACATCTGCAAAGAATGTCAGAGATGTATATTATAGTGTAGTAAATTAA